Proteins found in one Lycium ferocissimum isolate CSIRO_LF1 chromosome 6, AGI_CSIRO_Lferr_CH_V1, whole genome shotgun sequence genomic segment:
- the LOC132059788 gene encoding protein SHORT HYPOCOTYL IN WHITE LIGHT 1 gives MAGAALLPISPSPFKLSSISCSLSPRFHSLSLSLLHQRNPILTICYAKFDGSIGEAAERMYRMNFEDDELVEEDDEEESDEEEESESSIDLLIRFVQSMFKKVSKRARKATRSILPDVISPQLVSFAVDGVLILASLSILKAFLEVYCTLGGAVFVAILLLRVLWSAVSYFQSTGSDFNSGGSSYGRTQPVA, from the exons ATGGCGGGAGCTGCCTTACTGCCAATATCGCCATCTCCCTTCAAATTATCCTCAATTTCATGTTCTCTTTCTCCAAGATTTCACTCATTATCTCTCTCTTTGCTTCACCAAAGAAACCCCATACTCACCATTTGCTATGCCAAG TTTGATGGGTCGATTGGAGAAGCAGCAGAAAGGATGTacagaatgaattttgaagatgATGAGTTGGTGgaggaagatgatgaagaagagaGCGATGAGGAAGAGGAGTCTGAGAGCAGTATTGATTTGCTAATTAGGTTTGTGCAAAGTATGTTCAAGAAGGTTTCCAAGCGTGCTAGGAAAGCTACTCGTTCTATACTGCCAGACGTCATTTCTCCACAACTT GTCTCTTTTGCAGTTGATGGCGTTCTAATTTTGGCTTCACTCTCCATCTTGAAGGCATTTCTTGAGGTATATT GCACACTTGGTGGTGCTGTCTTTGTAGCAATTCTGTTATTACGTGTGCTCTGGTCGGCTGTTTCCTACTTTCAGTCTACTGGTTCAGATTTTAACAGTGGTGGAAGTTCCTATGGCAGAACACAACCCGTTGCATGA
- the LOC132059787 gene encoding transcription factor BHLH089-like yields the protein MNEARAFQTNTPFNLAEIWPFPINAPPYGFSNQEHIPMNDDPMVVDHRTNRKRREDDNESAKGVSTSGNNALSESDSKRLKATGSNENRESGGDGEGNSGKSADQPGKTAEPSKDYIHVRARRGQATDSHSLAERARREKISERMKILQDLVPGCNKVIGKALVLDEIINYVQSLQRQVEFLSMKLEAVNTRSPSIEGIPTKDFGQQAYETNGMAYGSQGTREYAGGTSPGWLHMQIGGGFERTT from the exons ATGAATGAAGCTAGAGCATTTCAAACTAATACGCCATTTAATTTGGCGGAGATCTGGCCGTTTCCGATCAATGCACCGCCTTATGGTTTCAGTAATCAAGAGCATATTCCGATGAATGATGATCCGATGGTTGTCGACCACAGAACAAATAGGAAGCGACGCGAGGATGACAATGAATCTGCTAAAGGAGTTTCTACTAGTGGCAATAATGCCTTG AGTGAATCTGATAGTAAGCGGCTGAAGGCCACGGGATCAAATGAGAATCGGGAATCAGGAGGTGATGGGGAAGGGAATTCAGGAAAATCTGCAGATCAACCTGGAAAGACAGCTGAACCATCTAAGGATTACATTCATGTGCGAGCAAGGAGAGGTCAAGCTACCGATAGTCACAGCCTAGCAGAAAGA GCCAGGAGAGAAAAGATCAGTGAGAGGATGAAAATCCTACAAGACTTAGTTCCTGGCTGCAACAAG GTTATTGGAAAAGCTCTCGTCCTTGATGAGATAATCAATTATGTCCAATCATTACAACGCCAAGTTGAG TTCCTATCAATGAAGCTCGAAGCAGTTAATACAAGATCCCCAAGCATCGAAGGAATCCCTACTAAAGAC TTCGGGCAGCAAGCATACGAGACAAACGGTATGGCATATGGTTCACAAGGTACAAGGGAATATGCCGGGGGAACATCACCAGGTTGGTTGCATATGCAGATTGGTGGTGGATTTGAAAGAACAACATAA